The following proteins come from a genomic window of Brevibacillus antibioticus:
- a CDS encoding asparaginase, translated as MRDVPLVEEYRGGILENVHNGIVCGVNEKGEVLYRAGDVNHITLLRSAAKPFQAIPIAKRKIDEKFGLNNSEAALFAASHRGEVYHMEGLESILRKTGIQEDELLTCPTYPLNEEPKFACLSQGIEKRRLFHNCAGKHLGYWALSKDQGYSTHDYYKAEHPAQQEALEVFANLADYPKEQVQLSVDGCGFPVFALPLKNLAIAYLKLACPDLIEDHTTREAVERVTGWMTSSPEIIASHNFICTALLMDENIIAKGGAMGVYGFALKKERLSFSLKVLNGSELVWPLIIASILEQIQYDNQETIDRLHALAPKAIKNDNQLVVGEKRPVFVLNKC; from the coding sequence ATGAGAGATGTCCCACTAGTGGAAGAATATCGCGGCGGCATTCTTGAGAACGTACACAACGGCATCGTGTGCGGCGTGAATGAAAAAGGAGAGGTGCTTTATCGGGCAGGCGATGTGAATCATATCACCTTATTGCGTTCAGCAGCTAAGCCCTTTCAAGCCATTCCCATCGCTAAACGTAAAATTGATGAAAAATTCGGACTGAATAACAGCGAAGCAGCACTCTTTGCAGCCTCACATCGTGGTGAAGTTTATCATATGGAAGGCTTGGAGTCGATTTTACGAAAAACCGGCATTCAGGAAGACGAATTGCTTACTTGCCCGACGTATCCGCTCAACGAGGAGCCGAAGTTTGCTTGCTTGTCCCAAGGCATAGAAAAACGCAGGCTCTTTCATAACTGTGCGGGAAAGCATTTGGGGTACTGGGCACTGTCGAAGGATCAAGGATATTCCACTCATGATTACTACAAGGCAGAGCATCCAGCGCAACAGGAGGCATTAGAGGTGTTTGCCAATCTGGCTGACTATCCAAAAGAGCAGGTACAGCTAAGCGTTGACGGCTGTGGCTTCCCGGTTTTTGCATTGCCGCTCAAGAACCTGGCGATCGCATATCTAAAGCTGGCGTGCCCGGATCTGATCGAGGATCACACGACGCGTGAGGCAGTAGAGAGAGTGACAGGCTGGATGACGAGCAGTCCCGAGATCATTGCCAGTCACAACTTCATCTGTACAGCTCTTCTAATGGATGAAAATATAATCGCCAAAGGCGGAGCAATGGGTGTGTACGGCTTTGCTTTGAAAAAGGAGAGACTCAGCTTCTCGTTAAAGGTACTGAATGGCTCTGAATTAGTATGGCCGCTTATCATCGCGTCGATCTTGGAGCAGATTCAGTATGATAATCAGGAAACCATCGACCGACTGCATGCACTGGCGCCAAAAGCTATTAAAAACGACAATCAGTTGGTGGTCGGGGAGAAACGACCCGTTTTTGTCTTGAACAAATGCTAA
- a CDS encoding copper homeostasis protein CutC, with translation MLLEVIATSVEDAKRAEQGGADRLELISGILEGGITPSWGLIEAVVKAVSIPVNVMVRPHSQSFCYTVEELAVMRQDVRIIRELGAAGVVFGMLTPENKLDQRGLELLLGESDALNVTFHRAFDDAVDQMEAARILLEYPQVGTILTSGGKKTAIEGVDCIEQLVKLTENTQLTILAGSGLSQANVGELVKRTGVKEVHFGSAVREEGQTLRYVDAERVAAIKQIL, from the coding sequence ATGCTACTGGAAGTGATTGCGACTTCAGTTGAGGATGCAAAACGTGCCGAGCAGGGCGGAGCTGACAGGCTGGAGCTCATCTCGGGAATTTTAGAGGGAGGCATTACTCCGAGCTGGGGATTGATTGAGGCAGTAGTCAAGGCTGTTTCCATCCCGGTAAACGTCATGGTGCGACCGCATAGCCAATCGTTTTGCTATACAGTAGAAGAACTTGCAGTCATGCGGCAGGATGTACGTATCATCCGTGAACTTGGGGCAGCAGGTGTCGTATTTGGTATGCTGACTCCAGAAAATAAGCTCGACCAGCGGGGGTTGGAGCTGTTACTTGGTGAGTCAGATGCATTGAATGTGACGTTCCATCGTGCTTTTGATGATGCTGTGGATCAAATGGAAGCAGCACGTATTCTCTTGGAATATCCCCAGGTCGGCACCATTCTTACTTCTGGGGGCAAGAAGACGGCGATCGAAGGAGTCGATTGCATCGAACAGCTCGTCAAGCTGACTGAGAACACACAGCTCACGATTTTGGCAGGGAGTGGATTGTCGCAGGCTAACGTGGGAGAGCTTGTGAAACGTACGGGTGTTAAAGAGGTTCATTTTGGATCGGCCGTACGAGAAGAGGGACAGACGCTCCGATACGTCGATGCAGAGCGAGTGGCCGCGATCAAGCAAATACTGTAA
- a CDS encoding serine hydrolase → MELEKRLSAIIGQAEGTWGVVVEEQGSAKGIRFEHVPDELFIAESVIKVPIMAAVFAAREQGHFRLDDQLVLRQEDLVGGSGILYALSPGLKLTIRDLVTLMIIQSDNTATNVLIDLVGKAQIDQTMCDLGMRQSYYSRKLMIYPLDITENNKITARDVANMLGQMATGSYLSERACKEMLAIMKKQQVRNGLPSQLPNEEESHYPAWELPCKSGWDTGRQHDVGLLYTKNRCFSITALSKDVTAQSALNTLGLLGRAVYDYAILAVD, encoded by the coding sequence GTGGAGCTGGAAAAAAGGTTGTCGGCCATTATCGGACAAGCGGAGGGGACTTGGGGCGTCGTTGTAGAGGAACAAGGCTCAGCGAAAGGAATCCGCTTTGAACATGTACCAGACGAGCTGTTTATTGCAGAAAGTGTGATCAAAGTACCGATCATGGCAGCGGTTTTTGCGGCAAGAGAGCAAGGGCATTTTCGATTGGATGATCAGCTTGTTCTACGCCAAGAGGATTTGGTGGGGGGATCGGGGATTCTGTACGCGTTATCTCCAGGCTTGAAGCTTACGATTCGCGACTTGGTGACCCTCATGATTATTCAGAGCGACAATACGGCAACAAATGTGCTGATTGATTTGGTAGGGAAAGCGCAGATCGACCAGACCATGTGCGATTTGGGAATGCGCCAAAGCTATTACTCACGCAAGCTGATGATTTATCCACTCGACATCACTGAAAACAATAAGATAACGGCTAGGGATGTTGCGAATATGCTAGGTCAAATGGCAACGGGCAGTTATTTGTCCGAGCGTGCTTGTAAAGAGATGCTCGCCATTATGAAAAAGCAGCAAGTTCGAAATGGTCTGCCGTCCCAATTGCCAAATGAGGAAGAATCCCATTATCCTGCATGGGAACTGCCGTGTAAATCGGGCTGGGATACGGGCAGACAGCATGATGTAGGCTTGCTGTATACGAAAAATCGATGCTTTTCCATTACGGCCTTATCCAAAGATGTAACGGCTCAATCCGCTCTGAACACATTAGGATTACTGGGAAGAGCTGTGTATGACTACGCTATTTTGGCTGTCGATTAG
- a CDS encoding aldo/keto reductase: MPKHLQDTTTLYNGVKMPWMGLGVFKVEEGQELELAVKNAIKHGYRNIDTAAIYNNEEGVGRGIRAGLQEAGITREDLFVTSKVWNADLGYESTLQAYETSLKKLGLEYLDLYLIHWPVEGKFKEAWRALETLYKKGLVKAIGVSNFHVHHLEELLKDAEIKPMVNQVEFHPRLSQDELRAYCKEQGIQFEAWSPLMQGQLLDNAVLKGIAEKYGKSIAQVIIRWDLQNGVVTIPKSTKEHRIVENASVFDFELSKEDMEMIHSLNQNHRVGPDPDNFDF, encoded by the coding sequence ATGCCAAAACATTTGCAAGATACAACTACACTGTACAACGGAGTAAAAATGCCTTGGATGGGTCTCGGTGTTTTTAAAGTAGAGGAAGGTCAGGAGCTCGAGCTAGCTGTAAAAAACGCAATCAAGCATGGCTACCGCAATATCGACACAGCCGCTATTTATAACAACGAAGAGGGTGTTGGCCGTGGAATCCGTGCAGGTTTGCAGGAAGCGGGCATTACTCGGGAAGATCTTTTTGTCACCTCGAAAGTATGGAATGCGGATTTAGGGTATGAGTCTACGCTGCAAGCATATGAAACGAGCCTGAAAAAACTCGGGCTGGAATACTTGGACTTGTACCTCATTCACTGGCCAGTAGAAGGAAAGTTCAAAGAAGCATGGAGAGCATTGGAGACGCTGTACAAAAAAGGATTGGTAAAAGCAATCGGGGTGAGCAATTTCCACGTTCATCATTTAGAAGAACTGCTTAAAGACGCTGAAATTAAGCCGATGGTCAACCAAGTGGAATTCCATCCGCGTTTGTCTCAAGATGAACTGCGTGCCTATTGCAAGGAGCAAGGGATTCAATTTGAAGCATGGTCTCCGCTTATGCAAGGTCAGCTATTGGACAATGCAGTACTAAAAGGTATTGCAGAAAAATACGGGAAGTCCATTGCCCAAGTCATTATACGCTGGGATTTGCAAAATGGCGTCGTGACCATTCCAAAGTCGACCAAAGAGCATCGAATTGTCGAGAATGCATCCGTATTTGATTTCGAACTATCGAAAGAAGACATGGAAATGATTCATTCCCTGAATCAAAATCACCGTGTTGGTCCAGACCCAGATAACTTTGATTTTTAA
- a CDS encoding Fur family transcriptional regulator: MDDHIVSVTQQVKHLGKRLTIQRRAVLLLMLTTRKFYTAKDVYHALKNEMPNITLSTVYTSLRFFVKMGIFKEHVHHDSPNQFECVVTMDDIQLPEVI, encoded by the coding sequence ATGGACGATCATATTGTCAGTGTCACACAACAAGTCAAGCATCTAGGAAAAAGATTAACCATCCAAAGAAGAGCCGTACTCCTTCTTATGCTTACTACTCGGAAATTCTATACAGCCAAAGACGTTTATCACGCTTTGAAAAACGAGATGCCAAACATCACACTCTCAACCGTTTATACAAGCCTGCGCTTTTTCGTCAAAATGGGTATTTTCAAGGAGCATGTTCACCACGACTCCCCCAATCAATTTGAATGTGTGGTAACGATGGACGACATTCAGTTGCCAGAAGTCATTTGA
- a CDS encoding YitT family protein has translation MARKRRTAIQMNSPQRKVLEYGMLVLGSLVLATSFNLFLNPNQIASGGVSGLSTILHNLFGFSPAVVQWAMNIPLFLLGFKFLDRQYSMKAAVGSIVLPLCVMLTSHLQPLTTNLLLASIYGGIGVGLGIGIVFRGRGSTGGFSIATQILHKYSGISLGACVAVFDGLVILFAGIVFDPEKALYALIALFVTSKTIDIVQMGWNTSKVAYIISNETDTLRETILYDLDRGVTLLDGAGGYTGDARKVLMAVVSQSEVSKLKIMVRSVDPDAFIILCPAQEVLGEGFRAG, from the coding sequence GTGGCACGAAAAAGACGAACCGCAATCCAGATGAACAGTCCGCAGCGAAAAGTGCTCGAATACGGCATGCTGGTTCTAGGATCGCTAGTCTTGGCGACTAGCTTCAATCTGTTTCTGAATCCAAACCAAATTGCTTCTGGTGGTGTTTCTGGGCTATCTACCATTTTGCACAACTTGTTTGGTTTTTCTCCGGCAGTGGTGCAATGGGCAATGAATATTCCTTTGTTTCTATTAGGATTCAAATTTCTCGATCGGCAATACAGTATGAAGGCGGCGGTTGGCTCCATTGTTCTCCCTTTGTGTGTCATGTTGACCAGTCACCTGCAGCCGTTAACCACGAATCTTCTGCTTGCAAGTATTTATGGAGGAATCGGGGTGGGGCTTGGGATTGGTATCGTGTTTCGGGGGAGAGGATCGACGGGCGGTTTTTCAATTGCAACGCAAATCCTCCACAAATATTCAGGAATTAGCTTGGGTGCATGTGTAGCTGTGTTTGATGGACTCGTGATCTTGTTTGCAGGGATTGTATTCGATCCGGAAAAAGCATTGTATGCACTTATCGCATTGTTTGTGACCAGCAAGACGATTGATATTGTTCAGATGGGCTGGAATACCTCCAAAGTCGCTTATATCATTTCGAATGAAACAGATACACTGAGAGAAACCATCTTGTACGATTTGGACCGCGGTGTCACTTTGCTGGATGGTGCAGGTGGATATACTGGAGACGCGCGTAAGGTACTCATGGCAGTTGTCAGCCAAAGTGAAGTGAGCAAGCTAAAAATCATGGTGCGTTCCGTGGACCCAGATGCCTTCATTATTTTATGCCCTGCTCAGGAAGTGTTGGGAGAGGGCTTTCGAGCGGGATAA
- a CDS encoding DUF2161 domain-containing phosphodiesterase, whose product MERKAEKKYEADMYEPIRNYFVAQGYDVFGEVKHCDLTAIKGEELIIVEFKRNLSVELLIQATKRQRYTDFVYMAIPKPKYKLFSKKWQDISYLVRRLELGLILVSFPKRGPAVMEVNISPGPFDRVKSKQFNQKKRNRIIEEMRGRYGDYNVGGSYQTKLMTAYKQSCIQIATLLQQDGPLSPKLLKSKGAGEKTSSILIQNHYGWFTRVQRGLYAITPTGEREIAEYPELIAYYREQAEEIHNTLTLEFEVSSSSTTKAQSRKKKQRQPAVKE is encoded by the coding sequence ATGGAACGAAAAGCAGAGAAAAAATACGAAGCTGACATGTACGAACCGATTCGGAATTATTTTGTCGCACAAGGATATGACGTTTTTGGCGAGGTCAAGCATTGCGATTTAACGGCCATTAAAGGTGAGGAACTGATCATTGTTGAGTTTAAGCGCAACCTAAGTGTGGAATTACTCATACAGGCAACCAAGCGACAACGCTATACCGATTTTGTTTATATGGCAATCCCGAAGCCCAAATACAAATTGTTTTCGAAAAAATGGCAAGATATAAGTTACTTGGTTAGGCGTCTCGAGCTTGGTCTCATTCTCGTGTCCTTTCCAAAAAGAGGGCCCGCAGTCATGGAAGTGAATATTTCACCAGGACCGTTTGATCGGGTAAAAAGCAAGCAATTCAATCAAAAAAAGCGAAACCGCATCATTGAAGAGATGCGGGGAAGATACGGCGATTACAATGTTGGCGGCAGTTATCAAACCAAGCTCATGACGGCCTACAAGCAGAGCTGCATTCAAATTGCGACGTTGCTTCAGCAGGATGGGCCGTTATCGCCTAAATTACTCAAGAGTAAAGGGGCAGGAGAGAAAACCTCGTCGATTCTTATCCAAAATCATTATGGGTGGTTTACCCGTGTGCAACGAGGGCTGTATGCGATCACGCCGACAGGGGAGAGAGAAATCGCGGAATATCCTGAGCTCATTGCTTACTATCGAGAACAGGCAGAGGAAATACACAATACGCTTACTCTAGAATTCGAGGTGTCATCCTCATCAACAACCAAAGCACAGTCCAGAAAGAAAAAACAAAGGCAGCCTGCCGTGAAGGAATGA
- a CDS encoding NAD(P)/FAD-dependent oxidoreductase, whose translation MIDLLIIGAGPAGLSAAIASARQGLAVRVVDEFYRPGGRLLGQLHQEPDGVWWNGLDEAARLTEEARHLGVEIICGVSVFHLTQSRNGWVVSTTQGEMTVPLLLIATGASEAAVPVPGWTLPGVMSIGAAQVMTNVQRVRVGQRGVVVGINILSVAISRELQLAGVTLDRMILPPSTTVSGTAGQPKAVMQSLLRVAHLAPSLMIRLGSKLMGSSWMQKLAVSLYPSSGFSMWDIPIQLRTAALEIVGTFQVEGVRIAQVAADGSPIAGTEQVIPADFVCIAGGLSPLAELAAIAGCPFAYVPSLGGHVPLHNESMRTPVPGLYVAGNITGIESAKVAMAQGTVAGLSIAKARGKLTNEQPLSDAIQQVKIVRQNATIQFDPDIVAGRALVGQMTAEWIAH comes from the coding sequence ATGATCGACCTTCTCATCATCGGGGCTGGACCTGCGGGCTTATCTGCAGCAATTGCAAGTGCTAGGCAGGGATTGGCTGTTCGTGTAGTTGATGAGTTTTATCGCCCTGGGGGCCGTTTGCTTGGACAGCTTCACCAAGAACCGGACGGTGTGTGGTGGAATGGACTAGATGAGGCAGCCCGACTCACGGAGGAAGCGAGACATCTCGGTGTAGAGATCATCTGCGGCGTCTCCGTTTTCCATTTGACGCAATCCCGGAATGGCTGGGTCGTCTCTACAACGCAGGGGGAAATGACAGTCCCATTGCTCCTGATCGCAACAGGGGCTTCTGAAGCAGCTGTACCCGTGCCAGGCTGGACGTTACCTGGTGTAATGTCCATCGGAGCTGCTCAAGTCATGACGAATGTGCAGCGCGTCCGAGTAGGACAACGCGGAGTCGTCGTAGGAATTAATATCTTATCGGTGGCGATATCCCGGGAATTGCAGCTGGCTGGAGTTACCTTGGATCGAATGATTCTCCCACCTAGTACGACTGTGAGTGGCACTGCTGGGCAACCAAAAGCCGTGATGCAATCCTTATTGCGCGTCGCCCATCTGGCCCCTTCTCTGATGATTCGTCTGGGGAGCAAACTGATGGGAAGCTCTTGGATGCAAAAACTGGCAGTGTCCCTCTATCCCTCCAGCGGGTTTTCTATGTGGGACATCCCGATTCAACTGCGAACAGCAGCACTGGAAATCGTCGGAACCTTTCAGGTCGAGGGTGTCCGTATCGCCCAGGTTGCAGCCGATGGTTCACCCATAGCTGGAACCGAACAAGTCATTCCAGCTGATTTTGTCTGTATCGCAGGCGGATTAAGTCCACTCGCCGAATTGGCAGCGATTGCTGGGTGCCCCTTTGCCTATGTTCCCTCCTTAGGTGGGCATGTCCCCTTACACAATGAAAGCATGCGAACGCCAGTCCCTGGACTCTATGTTGCTGGCAATATCACGGGAATTGAAAGTGCCAAAGTAGCAATGGCTCAAGGCACAGTCGCGGGACTTTCTATCGCAAAAGCTCGGGGAAAGCTGACGAATGAACAGCCATTATCGGATGCCATTCAACAGGTGAAAATCGTCCGCCAAAACGCAACGATTCAGTTCGATCCAGACATTGTGGCTGGGCGCGCACTGGTGGGGCAAATGACAGCAGAATGGATCGCGCACTAA
- a CDS encoding (2Fe-2S)-binding protein — protein MSQRIDHHPVLGSLGDRKQLSFYYNGTVYTAYEGETIAGALLAAGVRTLRVHEEKGTPRGIYCNIGHCYECRVHVDGVPTVRACMTLVQEGMQVNAGSLLPTPLKKGGHGA, from the coding sequence ATGAGTCAACGAATTGATCACCATCCGGTCCTCGGTTCACTCGGGGACAGAAAGCAACTTTCTTTTTATTATAACGGCACTGTCTATACGGCTTACGAAGGCGAGACGATTGCGGGAGCCCTATTGGCCGCAGGGGTTCGTACGCTTCGGGTGCATGAGGAAAAAGGAACACCGCGAGGAATTTATTGCAATATCGGTCACTGCTATGAATGTCGCGTCCATGTTGATGGTGTCCCTACCGTGCGTGCTTGTATGACACTTGTGCAGGAAGGCATGCAAGTGAACGCTGGCTCTCTCCTTCCTACTCCCTTGAAAAAAGGAGGGCATGGGGCATGA
- a CDS encoding (2Fe-2S)-binding protein has translation MESHPLIICRCEEVTLAELVETAQAYPCTARELKLRTRAGMGCCGGRTCRTLIDQVIQQVTGQAPSHTVPLGYQPPIRPVSFQTLGGQRA, from the coding sequence ATGGAATCGCATCCATTGATTATCTGCCGTTGTGAAGAAGTAACTCTCGCCGAATTGGTAGAGACCGCCCAAGCCTATCCATGTACCGCACGCGAGCTGAAGCTACGGACCAGAGCCGGAATGGGCTGCTGTGGTGGGAGAACCTGCCGTACATTGATCGATCAGGTCATTCAGCAAGTAACTGGCCAAGCGCCTTCTCATACTGTACCTCTTGGATACCAACCGCCTATTCGTCCTGTCTCATTTCAAACGCTTGGGGGGCAACGGGCATGA
- a CDS encoding M24 family metallopeptidase, giving the protein MEKVTRLREQFDSIGIDGMLITNGQNRRYLTNFTGTYGVVLISRDQAKLFTDFRYTDQAKAQATGFEIVYLPTKESVYSEVARQAEAMGINHLGFEEENVSFALQRKYSEAVQTAFIPTSGVIEGLRMIKTTEELAIIRTAAQIADAAFSHITSFLRPGITELAVSNELEMFMRKEGASGSAFDIIVASGYRSALPHGVASEKMIEAGDMVTLDFGALYQGYRSDITRTVAVGTPDEQLKAIYEIVLEARNRTVAGIRPGITGKEADAFARDYITEHGYGERFGHGMGHGVGLDIHEEPFMSTRCTAVLQEGMILTVEPGIYIPELGGVRIEDDLVVTQSGNEVLTHSPRELIIL; this is encoded by the coding sequence ATGGAAAAAGTAACAAGACTGCGTGAGCAATTCGATTCAATTGGGATTGACGGGATGTTGATCACGAATGGACAAAACCGCCGATACCTCACAAACTTTACAGGTACATACGGAGTTGTCCTCATTTCAAGAGACCAGGCCAAGCTCTTCACAGATTTCCGTTACACAGACCAAGCGAAAGCACAAGCAACAGGGTTTGAAATCGTTTATTTGCCGACAAAAGAATCCGTTTACAGCGAAGTAGCACGCCAGGCGGAAGCGATGGGGATCAATCATCTCGGCTTTGAGGAGGAGAATGTCTCGTTTGCTTTGCAGCGCAAATACAGCGAGGCCGTCCAAACAGCATTTATTCCGACATCAGGTGTTATTGAGGGGTTGCGTATGATTAAGACAACGGAAGAACTGGCGATCATCCGAACGGCTGCCCAAATCGCTGATGCGGCATTCTCCCATATTACTTCCTTCCTGCGTCCTGGAATCACAGAGCTTGCGGTGTCTAACGAATTGGAAATGTTCATGCGAAAAGAAGGAGCGTCGGGTTCTGCTTTTGACATCATTGTTGCTTCTGGCTATCGTTCCGCACTTCCTCATGGCGTAGCGAGTGAAAAAATGATTGAAGCCGGAGACATGGTCACGTTGGACTTTGGTGCATTGTACCAAGGGTATCGCTCTGATATTACTCGAACAGTTGCTGTTGGCACCCCTGATGAACAGCTCAAAGCCATCTACGAGATCGTTTTGGAAGCACGCAATCGGACTGTTGCAGGCATTCGTCCTGGTATTACCGGAAAAGAGGCAGACGCCTTCGCACGGGACTACATCACAGAGCATGGTTATGGTGAGCGATTTGGACATGGAATGGGGCATGGAGTGGGCCTCGATATTCATGAGGAGCCATTTATGTCCACTCGTTGCACCGCTGTTCTCCAAGAAGGCATGATTTTGACTGTGGAGCCGGGGATTTATATCCCAGAGCTTGGTGGGGTCCGTATCGAAGACGATCTGGTTGTCACACAGAGTGGCAATGAGGTGCTTACACACTCACCACGCGAATTGATCATTTTGTAA
- a CDS encoding peptide ABC transporter substrate-binding protein translates to MKKSMFAVMSSLTVMGLALAGCGGGQPAEQASQSGQSNTQPAPANTANEPAKAQVLRWNLHSEPPTGDPGLAEDTTSAAIVKAVFDGLTRIGSSGKPEEAVAEKIEVSSDMKTYTFKLRDSKWSNGELVTAHDFEYAWKRALDPKTASNYAYQLYYIKNAEKANKGTGSLDDVGVKALDDKTLQVELTNPTPFFLELTAFQTYFPVNKKVVEADGKWSGEAKTYVGNGPFKMESWEHKSRMVLVKNDNYWDKDSVKLDKIEFSMVEDENTELSMFENGEIDWAGSPLSSLPTDAMPALKDSGKLQVKPVGATYWYKFNTEKPPFNNVKIRKAFAYAINRQTLIDNVLQANQQPAMAAVPPTMGLNAGGYFKDNDQETAKKLLEEGLKELGLSKLPPIKLSYNTSEGHKKIAEAIQDQWRQNLGAEVKLENQEWKVYLETMHEGNYQVGRLGWSGDFNDPINFLELFKEKEGGNNDTRWENPKFKELLNQSSTESDPEKRKAILREAEQIMMNEIPIMPIYFYTHTWVKNDKVKGIFQDGLGAIDWKWASIE, encoded by the coding sequence ATGAAAAAAAGTATGTTCGCAGTAATGAGTAGCCTAACAGTCATGGGATTAGCGTTAGCAGGATGTGGAGGAGGGCAGCCAGCCGAGCAAGCGTCGCAGAGTGGACAGTCGAACACACAGCCAGCACCTGCCAACACGGCTAATGAACCAGCAAAAGCACAAGTCCTTCGCTGGAATCTTCACTCCGAACCACCTACAGGTGATCCTGGACTTGCGGAAGACACGACTTCTGCTGCCATCGTTAAAGCAGTTTTTGATGGGCTGACACGTATCGGGTCTTCGGGCAAGCCAGAGGAAGCAGTAGCCGAGAAGATCGAAGTATCGAGTGATATGAAAACATACACCTTCAAGCTGAGAGACTCCAAGTGGAGCAACGGAGAACTGGTAACAGCCCACGATTTCGAATACGCGTGGAAGCGAGCTCTCGATCCGAAGACAGCGTCCAATTACGCCTACCAGCTCTATTACATCAAGAATGCGGAGAAGGCCAACAAAGGGACTGGCAGCTTGGATGATGTCGGCGTAAAAGCATTGGATGACAAGACCCTCCAAGTAGAGTTGACGAATCCAACTCCGTTTTTTCTGGAGCTAACCGCGTTCCAAACTTATTTCCCGGTAAATAAAAAGGTAGTCGAGGCAGATGGAAAATGGTCTGGAGAAGCCAAAACATACGTAGGAAATGGTCCATTCAAAATGGAGTCTTGGGAACACAAAAGCAGAATGGTACTCGTGAAAAACGACAACTACTGGGACAAAGATAGTGTCAAGCTGGACAAGATTGAGTTCTCGATGGTGGAGGATGAAAACACAGAGCTGTCCATGTTCGAAAATGGCGAAATTGACTGGGCAGGCAGTCCGTTAAGCTCGCTGCCAACAGATGCGATGCCAGCGCTTAAAGACAGTGGAAAACTGCAAGTGAAGCCTGTCGGTGCTACCTACTGGTACAAGTTCAACACAGAGAAACCTCCGTTCAATAACGTAAAGATTCGTAAAGCTTTTGCCTACGCCATTAACCGTCAAACCTTGATCGACAATGTACTCCAAGCGAATCAGCAACCAGCGATGGCAGCAGTTCCTCCGACAATGGGACTCAATGCAGGCGGTTATTTCAAAGACAATGATCAAGAAACGGCCAAAAAGCTGTTAGAAGAAGGACTAAAAGAGCTGGGCCTCTCTAAACTGCCACCGATCAAACTTAGCTACAACACGTCCGAAGGGCATAAAAAGATCGCAGAAGCGATTCAGGACCAATGGCGCCAAAACCTTGGAGCCGAAGTGAAGCTGGAAAATCAAGAATGGAAGGTGTATCTCGAGACCATGCACGAGGGCAACTACCAGGTCGGGCGTCTTGGCTGGTCGGGTGATTTCAACGATCCGATCAACTTCCTGGAGCTATTCAAGGAAAAGGAAGGAGGAAACAATGATACGCGCTGGGAGAATCCGAAATTCAAAGAGCTATTGAATCAGTCCTCTACTGAGAGTGATCCGGAAAAGCGCAAGGCGATTCTGCGCGAAGCCGAGCAAATCATGATGAATGAAATACCGATTATGCCGATCTATTTCTATACGCATACATGGGTGAAGAATGACAAGGTAAAAGGAATCTTCCAAGATGGTCTAGGCGCAATCGACTGGAAATGGGCATCAATCGAATAA